A region of Labeo rohita strain BAU-BD-2019 chromosome 2, IGBB_LRoh.1.0, whole genome shotgun sequence DNA encodes the following proteins:
- the LOC127174391 gene encoding G-protein coupled receptor 55 codes for MTNCTTEDVDTLTQKLDLVIYVPVLVFGLTLNIAALVVFCRLLRKWTESSIYMTNLALMDLLLLLQLPFKMHAAHHKWAEDKKLFCSFLESLYFVAMYGSIYTIVCIAIDRYIAINHPFRAKQVRSKKNALIVCICIWVFVMASTSPIYTFREEKRENFTCFHGFSKKGWSTAIIVCLELFGFLLPAAVLVACSVQSVRTLKASNNSNHKRQAGVRIIYSSLVAFLVPFTPCHLAIFLQYLVRNGYISDCKQQKNIALFIQVSINIANVTCCLDALCYYFIAKEVRSTKDTFRMSITRARTTSSSDV; via the coding sequence ATGACAAATTGCACAACTGAAGATGTGGACACCTTGACGCAGAAGCTAGACTTGGTGATTTACGTGCCAGTCTTGGTGTTTGGCTTGACATTAAACATTGCAGCATTGGTGGTTTTTTGCCGCTTGCTCAGAAAATGGACTGAGTCCTCTATCTACATGACCAACCTGGCTCTGATGGACctgctgttgctgctgcagTTACCTTTCAAAATGCACGCAGCACACCACAAGTGGGCAGAAGACAAGAAGCTCTTTTGCTCCTTCTTGGAAAGTCTTTACTTTGTTGCAATGTACGGTAGCATCTACACAATTGTGTGCATAGCCATAGACCGGTACATTGCTATAAACCACCCATTTCGAGCCAAGCAGGTGCGTTCTAAAAAAAACGCCTTAATTGTGTGCATTTGCATCTGGGTGTTCGTAATGGCATCAACTTCACCTATCTACACCTTTCGggaagagaaaagagagaatTTCACTTGTTTCCATGGCTTCTCTAAGAAGGGTTGGAGCACTGCAATAATTGTGTGCCTGGAGCTTTTTGGTTTCCTGTTGCCCGCTGCGGTACTGGTGGCTTGTTCCGTTCAGAGCGTCCGTACTCTCAAAGCCTCAAATAACAGCAACCACAAGAGGCAAGCTGGTGTGAGAATCATCTACAGCAGCCTAGTGGCCTTCCTAGTGCCCTTCACTCCCTGTCACCTGGCCATATTCTTGCAATATCTTGTCCGCAATGGCTATATTTCAGACTgcaaacagcaaaaaaacatCGCCCTTTTTATACAGGTGTCCATAAACATTGCAAACGTGACCTGCTGCTTGGACGCGCTATGTTACTATTTCATTGCGAAGGAAGTCAGATCCACCAAGGACACGTTTAGAATGTCCATCACCAGAGCGAGAACCaccagcagctcagatgtctgA